gattaaagtatttttaattacctacatttgaaaaaaagatcatggAAATCGGTGGTGTACTCCGTACTCCCTACTCCCTAGTAATGccattttttgttactttagTCACTCCACTAAAATTGTAACAGTTATGAAATGCAGTAAAAGTGTTCTGCtctgcaaaaatttaaagaaacttcttaaattttttcaaaattcagttgTTGCAGAGAacctattttgaaaaattccgaTTTAAAGGTAGTTTTTGTtgctgaatttgaaaaaattcaggTTAGTTTTAGAATGTCCAAACGAAGATTTTATTTGCAAGactttttttaacactaattcccTGGTTTATCCcgtttttttaacatattatattattttattttttcgtgattttttctttaatttttaataaagacAAAAATGTATGTCAATTTCCCTAGCatgaaaattgcattttttttttctggtaaaaaaacttcttcaaattaacaatagtattttttataagattttaaaaacaaaatccctCATTTTGACATCTTAAAGATCTTAAAATGGAAATGTTTGAACTGACAAAAATAgggattttctgaaaaaaagttttttagattCAAAATGGTCAAAACTATACTATTTGTTGAAtcacttttttatatttaagtgttCACTTTTCCCAAAACTTTGCACACTTGCATTTTGAGAACAAAAGATATAACTTACTTTCTGAAAAATATTGCAATGTGAAAATATGACTGTTTGTCGCACGATAGAAGAACTTCAACAGAAGCGTTCTAGTTTTGCTGCGAAACACCTTGCCATCGCCACAAAATTCTTGTCCCGAAATAGTTGTATCATAAGGTGGTTCAGAAAATTGTATATGCTCGCAAGGACACATTGTGGGCGATTTTCCACCTACGCCATTGTTGGTAATTCTCTCACATGTCTTTGAGAAATTGACATACGTGAAAGTAATCCGAATCACACACTCCGCACATGTAACCAATTCCAAATTGCACTGGTACCAGATATCATTTGTGCGATTCCTTATATTAAGTGGTGTATAAAGTGtactctataaaaaaaaaccgttaatcATTATTATTCActgaattgttttattttgatataattcACACCCGATATGCTGAAGTAGTAACATTACGGGCATGTAAATCGCCTCTTTCTCCCAATTCGAGAAAATGCCTTCGGCCATTCCAATGACTGCAGATATCCAAATCACGATGACTATTGCCCGAATAAGCTGATTTTGCGTCCTTAAGGATTGCCAAAATAACGAAACCGAAAAACGCAACGATCTCAAGCGAGTagtaattgtttttaaaaagctGTTTCATAGCAAAacttgaatttgatttttttagaaataggGTCTAGGATTGAAGAAATAGCTGAATGATGATTGCGAATGGGTACCATAAGTCCAACCGTTCGCGACTCTGTATGGATTTCAACTAAACCGAGTTTTCTTGTTTCACTATTAAAGCTGCAATATACTTGTGAAACTAAACTATACCAACCCTATAATAGTACTAACATCGAGCGAGGTACGTTAAACCTTATTATTTTCCTACCAACCTacctgtttttctttttaaagaagCCATAGAATTTCAGAACAACAATGTTTCGTAACTTAAAATGGTATTTTCCATACATTCAGCATGGGGAGACTATTTATATTGGAAAATGTTGGAGGCAGACTTTTTTAGATGCACTTGGAGAAAAACCAtccttaaaagaaaacaaacagaAAAGTGTACTTTCAAATTGTATTCCTTTTTACGTTTGTTTCGAACAGAcataaaaatgctcttttaagattTTTAGCCTCCTGGATGTCAGTTTAGATGCATTTAGTGTGCAGTTTAATTGTCAATACGTAAAAGCCTTAACGAGCCTCAACTTATGTGTTGACTTCAAAAACTGCCTTAAAATTGGGAATTATTGGAAACTTTAATGGGTAAGGCCACTTACTAAAAAACCTATTACTCAAGTGGTGACAGTGAACCCAgacattatttattattttccctGATGAAAAGAACAACGTACTAACCATCAGTATAATGGATTTTGATTTCCTAAAATTCTTTTCTCAGTGTATAATTTTCTCACCCACATTATGGGAGTTTTAGTTCTACACACACTATGCTTATGTTTTGAGTAGGTGGATCATGTCAAACGGTAATACACACTTTCAGGGATTCATTGACACGTTTgcttttttgcatttatttataccaatttttgtttgtttgtttataagaACCCTCTAATAATGTACCCTTATTTTTACATTGTCTTTTAACCAACATCTTTAGCCTCAAAGGGCTAACCAATTAAATGCCTGTAAAATTGAacattattttgaatacaaagaACGCGATATATGATTTTGCAGTTCAAAGAtatcgaaataaaaaacaaataaggaTATCTATGTCAAAGTAATAGAAAAGGGTTAATAACAGGAAATGTACCTACtgcaaaaaattcattttggaaaaattaaactttgCCACTAAAcataataatgtaggtatagaaATTACTTCACATGTAACTGCCTGAAAATGCATgatttgtctgtacgtgacacAATTTTCTTGTACCATTGAAAAATGATGTATAGAACAAGTACCGATATTCTCTCAAGTGCTATGAATTAAATTTAGATGTACTAAAAAATATGCAATCGATTTTCGATCTTGTTTTATATAatttccctagaggggaaatagaatttttttaatggtaccTTCCATATGAGCAATATGAAAacctacttttttcaaaaacgactctTAACTATTTTGAATCACGTTTTATATAGTTGTCCCACTACAAAATCTGTAGGAACAAAAATCATTGCAAAAATTCTACCTTCGTcaattttcaaccgattttAGTGAATTTACCGGTTTATTTATCAGTTGATTTTCAACCGattcttatataaaatgaaatttcgttgaatttataaatattataaattaaaaataacaagttCTAGTGCAAGTATGTTATGTCTAAAACCGATGTcaaagtgtacaaaatttagAACAAGAACAACATATTGGACATCCATGAGCTTATGaaatctatgttttttttatctagccacatgttttatacattattgatatcttcttaatatttttttaaaattgacgaCGACGCTGTGATTTGTGCAATACCTGAAGCCTGATGGTCGAACGTCaatatatgaaaacaaaaaaatacttcatatagcacgtatacgccacagtgcatgtgGGCAAAGTGCAAATAATGTTAATAACAACTTAACCTAAGAAGAGTTTTTACATATCGATCTGCAGTCgctactttttccttaaatgaactctaatgaaaaaaaatttgctacttTTCCCCGGAAAATCGATCGTTTTTAAATCTCTTCTTTAAAACGGATTTACACAGATTTTCGCACACACtacaaatttttctaaattttgtaaagaaatgaaatgaagaaccagagccaatttttgtttatttgtgaaatataaatcaatttgaagcaaaaaataaacaaattttacgttgttttgttCTTACTTTGAAGTTatgtataattttcttttttcatcggTCACCTCACTTGGACACACatacattcacaaaaaagagatcgctacttttttttattttataaacagcCAAAAAGTATCGACTGCAAGTGGTTGAAAGGAATTCAACATTAGATGCATGAAAATATTAATCGACGTTCTCACATTTTGGGTATACATCCAAATACCTCCAAACCCAAAACATGCTGGCGGTCTTTAAGACTAACagctaaaaactaaaattttactcATCAACAAACTTACCACAAATTCTAAGTCTTTATTACGTTACATATCTTaagaccttgattttttttttttgcgattcgTAAACAAAGGGCTTTCTACGATGTAATTCGTGATAATCGCTTATTAATATTCTCAGAACTTTGGTGCAAAATGTATTCCATGTTAGTGTAGATACAATAGCGCAGCTCAACTCATCTACAAATGTACATTTTCAGTCTTATCTCTCTATCGTATTCTACGCATCCAATTCACGTCAGACATCACAATCGCCAATACTTACCATATTACATAATGTCTGAGAATATTACATTCATTGAAAATAATCGTAACTGAATCGATATGAAAACGCATTTGCAAATTTTCTCTTCAAACTCACCTTCGCATTCGCATGTTCGTACACCTCTtcttcaaatttaattaaaataccaACAACCTTCAAATGGGAtttataaaattacattttattgatttcttttcttgcaaaaaatatttctctctGATTggtacaaaatagaaaaaaaaaagaattaaaacaaTGAAGAGTTTACCTTCGAGCAGTCTAATAAAATACTAACATCGTAGTGGTGAACATCTTCGCGCCAGCGCTGCCTTACAAATgggatttattattatttatttgctCACTCGATACGAGTCATTGCTTGAGGGCAGCCTTCAAATTATCAGCCAACTTGTCCATGAACTCAAATGTTTCCATATAGTCCTTGCGTTGAACATTATTCATTCCCTTAATACAAATGGCCAAATCTTTAGTCATGAATCCAGATTCAATAGTATCGATGCAGACTTTTTCCAAGGTTTCAGCGAAGTTATGTAGTTCAGTGTTGTTGTCCAACTTGGCACGATGAAGAAGACCACGGGTCCATGCAAAGATCGATGCAATTGGGTTGGTTGAGGTTTCCTTGCCTTGTTGGTACATTCTGTAATGACGAGTAACAGTTCCGTGAGCAGCTTCCGATTCGACAGTTTTGCCATCAGGACAAAGTAGCACCGATGTCATCAGACCAAGAGAACCATAACCTTGAGCAACAGAATCAGATTGTACATCACCATCGTAGTTCTTGCAAGCCCACACGAATCCTCCTTCCGACTTCATGCAATAGGCAACCATGTCATCAATGAGACGATGTTCATACCAGATACCGGCTTCTTCGTATTGCTTCTTGTAGTCCTTTTGGTAGATTTCTTCGAAGATATCCTTGAATCGTCCATCGTATTTCTTGAGAATGGTGTTCTTGGTACTAAGATAGAGTGGGAATTTCCTAGCCAAAGCGAATTTCATGGATGAGTGTGCAAAGTCAACAATCGATTCATCAGTATTGTACATAGCGAGAGCAACTCCAGGGGATTTGTATTCGTGGACAACCTCCTTAATAACTGTACCTCCTGCATTGGCAGGTTGGAATACCATTGTCAAGGTACCAGCTTCAGGGACAACAAAATCTGTTGCCTTGTACTGGTCAGCGTGAGCATGGCGACCAATGATGATTGGCTTCTCCCAGCCAGTCACTAGACGTGGAATGTTCTTGCAGATAATAGCCTCACGGAAGACAGTGCCTCCGAGAATGTTACGAATGGTTCCGTTGGGTGATTTCCACATCTTCTTCAATTTGAATTCCTCAACACGCTTCTCGTCGGGAGTGATAGTGGCACACTTGATACCAACATTGTACTTCTTGACTGCTTCAGCACAGTCAATAGTAACTTGATCATTGGTCAAGTCGCGATTTTCCATTCCCAAATCATAGGTATGCAAATCAATATTAAGGAATGGCAAAATAAGCTTTTCCTTAATGGAACTCCAGATGATACGAGTCATCTCGTCGCCGAGCATGTCAACAACGGGGCCAGTTTTAATTTTGGAAGCCATCTGAAATGTTGACAAAAATTTCGACATTATGCACTGTTTTTGGtttgatttgcaaaattttttaactaaaaataaaatttaaatgcacGTTCCTTTCCGAACGTTTTAAATGATTCTAAAGTCTAGTCTGAACTATGGAATTGCTCCGGAATTTTGTGTTATCAAACGAGTCAAGTacgagagaaataaaaaaattatatacaatcaTCTGGGGCTGTCATTCACTGTTCCTATACGGTTCTTTATCAGTCATTTGTTATGCAAGGCAAAAGGCAATAAATGAATGGACTAGAGTTTTCCCTTTCGCTCTTATCGTTCTCAAAGGCAATTTccatctttgtttttgttttcttacgaTAAACTAGGTATTTGATTAgagcttttgaaaaaagcctTTTAAGATAGTACAACAGTGTGTTTAGGAAGAAGGgtttacatttattttaattggttattaaaataatatgaaGAGGGTAGGTACAAAGTTGATTGGTAGATAACTCTTTTTCTAGGAAAGAGTGCGTATAAGTAAAAACGATAAAATCACAAACCAACAacgtttattaatttttatcataattttaagtaattattttgttgtATGATATAATTTTAAGCAATGAGCaagtaatttgttttcaaagtaTGTAGTTTTAGGGGCTTCaaatataattcaaattttgtcgATTGGTAACATATCAATCTTAATTCACGTCCAATAATAATTAAAAGTATGTATTTAAAAGCCTTAGCGGGCAATGAACTAACATAGGACTTATTTACTTGAACAGTGTTTGGTGTCTGATGGCAGTTTGAAAAGTTGAATAGAAAAAACATCCTCCTTAGCTCGTTTTACTAAAGCTATTGGTTAAGCACCGtcacattaaattaaatattgcgGCCtctagaaacattttttttgttttaatgtaaaGTGGCTTGGCTAATAATATAAGAGAAAATTTTAACTCCAAGatctatttaagaaaaatattttcaaaaacttaaatccTCCTACTTTAGAAACACGCtctaaaaagtatgaaaatacaatgcatgactgggtcgcacgtatttGCTCTTATGGAAAAGGTTGATTAGAATGGTTAaagttttgtataaaatatttaatactataagaaatgtttaaaaaatagtaaaattttgtttaaggattcaaaaacattttataaatggTTTTGACCTCCAACAGTTTAaaccatttaatttttgtataccaaagtattttaagcattttaaagcctttttaaatagttttttataaatacaaaatttcaaacaaatttgaaaaaaaaaaattgaaacgcCATCTATGATATCAAACTTGCCCATATCACCTACCCTTCATGTATCATAAGTCCGCTTAAACATTCAAAGTgcataagaaaattttaattaagttgagagtttcttattttatttgcagaagcgagaaaggaaaaaaattacaggaaacaaaattaaacttaattgcTGATACAATTTATGTAGGTGCATGTGTGTGCTAATTATGCATACATTgttgatatttaataaaattaagtttatttattttaaaatttgtttactgTGGGTGGTGGATTTACGCGTGTCTATGAAGTCATATGCTAAAGCACCCATCATGTCACTATTCAGATTGCGTTAAATAAACCCAAATATTGTCCTAGACACTGAtaacacaaaattcaaaaaaaaaaaaaaactctgagaTAAGATCAAAAATTAGCAACTACAGTTAGTAGGTATTAAACGGAAagaatttggttttttgataaAGTCATGCTGCTGATTTTGTAgcttgtttttataaaatgctttttagtattgtgaatttatttaagagttcaaagtttatttttgatttttgttctttaaacgAATGCTTTACTGAGAGGTTACCATTattaagtatttatttttaaggtacctatgtatatcggATGAACAGTAACAAACTGACCTacgcattttaaattaaaaaaataatgttattgtAAGTAAACaaatttctgcattaaaaaaaaaaatcaacgcaaaatgtgtgcattgaatatttttttaatatttgtcgaatttcttacaattttgactattggGCCTTGCATAATATTTAatgcataaatttttttttaaagaaataaattcaatggagaaaatttttttatttttaatgcaaatttttttttttgtttactataaaatctttatttttaaagaaattttattttattttgttgaaatttactTGTTATAAAttactttgttaaaattaatatagctTTCATTTcgttttaagtttttagattttataaaaataaatgttcattCCTAATTCTGATTTCAAATGAAATACTATTCTTTTTAATTCTCCGAAGAGATCTAAAATAACTTCCATTATTTCAATAGGTTATGGGCCCAGGCCACCTAATTGCATTTtggataagaattaaaaaagatttttgttttatttgaaaattctgaatttgaaaaatttttcaacggTTATTAAGAAATGGCCGCCGGAGTACCGATTCCATTGGTAGAAAAATTGAGAGGAAGAGAGAATTATGATAACTGGAGCTTTGCAGTTAAAACTTATCTGGAGCATGAAGAGCTTTGGGATTGCATTCTTGGTACTGAAACCGACGCCAAGAAACTTAACAAGGCGaaagcaaaaattattttattggtGGATCCAATAAATTATGTGCACATCAGGAGTGCAAAAACTGCAAAAGAAGTCTGGGATGCTTTGGAAAAAGCATTTTTGGACTCTGGTCTAAGTCGAAAGGTTGGACTGTTAAGAACGTTAATTACAACAACGTTAGAGAAATCTGCATCTGTGGAGGAGTATGTCGACAAAATAGTCTCTACAGCTCACAAACTTCGGGGAATTGGAATGGATATTTCCGAACTTTGGGTTGGAACTCTTTTACTGGCAGGCTTACCAGAAAAGTTTACTCCAATGATAATGGGATTAGAAAGTTCTGGTTTGGAAATAACTGGAGATTCTGTAAAGACGAAATTACTTCAAGACGTTGAATATGACAAAATTTCGAATGACGCCAATTCAGCTTTGTTTGGTGGGACGAAAAACAAGAACTCAAAATTGAAGCGTAGTACCAAATCCGTTCGTTGTTTTTCTTGCAACAAATTTGGTCACTACTCTAGAGATTGTCCTAAAGGAAAATGCCATTCAAATTCGGTTTTGTGCACTTCATTTGCTGCCAAAAGCTTTAATCGAAATGAGTGGTACATCGATTCTGGTGCGTCGTCACATATGACTTCAAATGACGAAGATCTTGAAAACGTTAGGGCTCCGTCAAGAAATCAAGTTATAATTGCCAATAACACTCATCTTGAAGTCAAAGCAATGGGCGATTTATCAATGAACCTGGTCATTGGAAAGCAAATTCGAACAGTTGTTGTCAAAGACGTGTTGTTTGTTCCAGAACTTTGTACTAACTTGTTGTCTGTAAGTCAGATGATATCAAACGGCAACACAGTAAAGTTTAGTTCCGATGGTTGTGATATCTTTAACAACAGAGTTGATGTCATAGGAAGAGCAAACCGAGAAGGTAATATGTACCGGCTTAACCTTCAACCTGAAGAAGCCAGCTTTATGTCATCAACCGAAAATAGTTTTGACTTGTGGCATCGTCGTATGGGACACATAAACGAAGACAGTCTGAAAAGATTACGAGACCTGGCGAGCGGAATAGAATTTTCTGATAAGGTGGAACAAAAATGCATTGTGTGTATCAAGGGCAAACAATCAAGACTTCCATTTAAAACTTCTACAAACCGTTCAACAACTGTCCTGAATATCATCCATTCAGATTTATGTGGGCCTATGTCAACAAACTCTCTCGGAGGTGCAAGATATTTCCTCACGTTCGTAGATGACCTGTCCAAGTATGTCTTTGTTTATTTCCTCAAGTCAAAAGAtgaagttttcgaaaaatttaagaacttcaTGGCTTTTGTGGAGAATCAAACAGGAAAG
This DNA window, taken from Episyrphus balteatus chromosome 2, idEpiBalt1.1, whole genome shotgun sequence, encodes the following:
- the LOC129908946 gene encoding isocitrate dehydrogenase [NADP] cytoplasmic; the protein is MTTERMERSCESCIPKEMASKIKTGPVVDMLGDEMTRIIWSSIKEKLILPFLNIDLHTYDLGMENRDLTNDQVTIDCAEAVKKYNVGIKCATITPDEKRVEEFKLKKMWKSPNGTIRNILGGTVFREAIICKNIPRLVTGWEKPIIIGRHAHADQYKATDFVVPEAGTLTMVFQPANAGGTVIKEVVHEYKSPGVALAMYNTDESIVDFAHSSMKFALARKFPLYLSTKNTILKKYDGRFKDIFEEIYQKDYKKQYEEAGIWYEHRLIDDMVAYCMKSEGGFVWACKNYDGDVQSDSVAQGYGSLGLMTSVLLCPDGKTVESEAAHGTVTRHYRMYQQGKETSTNPIASIFAWTRGLLHRAKLDNNTELHNFAETLEKVCIDTIESGFMTKDLAICIKGMNNVQRKDYMETFEFMDKLADNLKAALKQ